In Methanothermobacter sp., the following are encoded in one genomic region:
- a CDS encoding site-2 protease family protein: protein MVRFSKGEVRDILISMVVIAGVFAYVFSGRNLQVALILLPATLVTVGLGFVLHEIAHKLMAIRYGFWAEYRLWLEGLILALVTSYFGFVFAAPGAVYIHGNYIDRDVNGKISIAGPLTNIMLALIFLMASSVLPSPLRDVAVLGYAVNSFLALFNLIPIAVLDGAKVFRWNPLIWLIAAASAFALTFNSMF, encoded by the coding sequence ATGGTCAGATTCAGTAAGGGAGAGGTAAGGGATATCCTTATCTCAATGGTCGTGATCGCCGGAGTATTTGCCTATGTGTTCTCAGGTAGAAATCTGCAGGTAGCACTGATTCTGCTTCCGGCAACCCTCGTTACTGTGGGGCTCGGATTTGTCCTCCATGAGATCGCCCATAAGTTAATGGCAATAAGGTATGGATTCTGGGCCGAATACAGGCTGTGGCTCGAGGGCCTCATACTGGCGCTTGTAACATCCTACTTTGGATTCGTATTCGCAGCCCCAGGGGCCGTTTACATTCATGGAAACTACATTGACAGGGACGTTAACGGGAAGATATCCATTGCAGGACCCCTCACCAACATAATGCTGGCTCTAATATTTCTCATGGCATCATCTGTGCTTCCATCTCCACTTCGCGATGTTGCTGTACTCGGATACGCCGTTAACAGCTTCCTTGCCCTCTTTAACCTCATACCCATCGCCGTGCTTGATGGTGCCAAGGTTTTCAGATGGAACCCCCTCATATGGCTCATTGCAGCCGCATCTGCATTTGCACTCACATTCAACAGCATGTTCTAA
- a CDS encoding class III signal peptide-containing protein: MSGGLIADDSGQGSAELILVFGGIIVIVTFAVVWYRNYVRSSETAMNSDVQNVTNSIKGLKNKF, translated from the coding sequence TTGTCTGGGGGTTTAATTGCTGATGATTCAGGTCAGGGGTCAGCCGAGCTGATACTTGTGTTTGGTGGTATAATAGTCATCGTGACCTTTGCTGTGGTATGGTACCGCAACTATGTGAGGTCATCTGAGACTGCAATGAACTCTGATGTTCAGAACGTCACCAACTCAATTAAAGGGCTCAAGAACAAGTTCTAA
- a CDS encoding HIT family protein, whose product MAVCEYCGADGYYGREIAGTDKWIVYLAPSQRYLGTCVVALRRKCRDLSELKTEEWADFAVVVRVLESAVRDLFGPELFNWSCFKNSAFRSENPDPEVHWHFIPRYSRPVKFGGEVFRDPDFGHIPLPIEFRAPDEVMDELELVMKRAVMERMGDVLGKD is encoded by the coding sequence GTGGCGGTCTGTGAGTACTGTGGGGCTGACGGTTATTATGGTCGTGAAATTGCCGGCACAGACAAATGGATTGTTTACCTTGCACCGAGCCAGCGCTACCTTGGAACCTGTGTGGTGGCCCTCCGGAGGAAATGCAGGGACCTCTCTGAACTCAAAACAGAGGAGTGGGCTGACTTTGCAGTGGTGGTGAGGGTACTTGAATCCGCTGTGCGCGACCTTTTTGGACCGGAACTCTTCAACTGGAGCTGCTTTAAAAATTCGGCTTTCAGGTCTGAAAACCCGGACCCTGAGGTCCACTGGCACTTCATTCCCCGCTACAGCAGGCCCGTGAAATTTGGGGGTGAGGTCTTCAGGGACCCGGACTTTGGCCACATACCTCTGCCCATTGAGTTCAGGGCACCCGATGAGGTTATGGATGAACTTGAACTGGTCATGAAAAGAGCTGTCATGGAAAGGATGGGTGATGTACTTGGAAAGGATTGA
- the ercA gene encoding alcohol dehydrogenase-like regulatory protein ErcA yields MGELRKFVTAEFVFGNGARFLAGRYASNLGARRVLLVTDHGIMKTGLVDDVTGSLSDEGLDYVIFNDVTPNPRDHEVMEGAGVFDAEECNMIVALGGGSPIDCAKAMGAVVSNRMNVLEFEGVDRIPVPSVPIICIPTTAGTGADVSQFAIIMDTHRRVKMAIVSKTMVPDASLIDPETTLTMDRELTAATGMDALAHAIEAYVSNASFHLTDLNALDSIGIINRALPRAVLEPDNMDYREDMMLASLEAGLAFSNASLGLVHAMAHSLGGMLDIPHGEANALLLEYVIEFNFKTARNRYLKIAEVMGLSGSGLEELKEHIREFRETLGIDMTLGDLGVAEEDIPSLAETSMRDPCIVTNPVRPKKTDVEEIFRRALHGT; encoded by the coding sequence ATGGGGGAGCTTCGAAAGTTTGTGACAGCAGAATTTGTTTTTGGAAATGGAGCCAGGTTCCTGGCGGGAAGATACGCCTCAAACCTCGGGGCCAGAAGGGTCCTCCTTGTAACAGACCATGGTATAATGAAGACCGGTCTCGTGGATGACGTTACAGGTAGCCTCAGTGATGAGGGCCTTGATTATGTCATATTCAATGATGTAACACCAAACCCCCGCGACCACGAGGTCATGGAGGGTGCAGGGGTCTTTGATGCAGAGGAGTGCAACATGATAGTTGCGCTGGGTGGCGGAAGCCCCATTGACTGTGCAAAGGCCATGGGTGCTGTTGTATCCAACAGGATGAACGTCCTTGAATTTGAGGGCGTTGACCGCATCCCAGTACCCTCGGTTCCCATAATATGCATCCCTACAACCGCCGGCACAGGTGCAGATGTATCCCAGTTTGCGATAATCATGGATACCCATAGAAGGGTCAAGATGGCCATCGTAAGCAAGACAATGGTACCTGATGCATCCCTCATAGACCCGGAAACCACCCTCACCATGGATAGGGAGCTGACAGCTGCAACAGGTATGGATGCACTGGCACACGCCATTGAGGCATACGTATCCAATGCAAGCTTCCACCTTACCGACCTCAACGCCCTCGACTCAATAGGCATCATAAACCGCGCCCTCCCCCGGGCCGTGCTTGAACCGGATAATATGGATTACCGTGAGGATATGATGCTCGCAAGCCTTGAGGCAGGCCTTGCATTTTCCAACGCCAGCCTTGGACTTGTGCATGCCATGGCACACAGCCTCGGTGGGATGCTGGACATACCCCATGGTGAGGCAAATGCCCTCCTCCTTGAATACGTTATTGAATTCAACTTCAAAACCGCGAGGAATAGGTACCTCAAGATCGCAGAGGTCATGGGACTCAGTGGTTCGGGGCTTGAGGAACTCAAGGAACACATAAGGGAATTTCGGGAGACCCTGGGAATTGATATGACACTTGGGGACCTTGGTGTTGCTGAGGAGGACATACCCTCCCTTGCAGAGACATCAATGAGGGATCCCTGCATAGTTACAAACCCTGTCCGGCCAAAAAAGACGGATGTTGAGGAGATATTCAGAAGGGCCCTCCATGGGACTTGA
- a CDS encoding type II secretion system F family protein has protein sequence MAVLPAALKPVSEALESILPDKLLIRVQETLIRTGLYVKASEIITLAFLAGALFAVLGSVVAAVAGLNVILAVIVGFFMPSILLGAYIFVMMERRVDAIEQSTPDFLRQIASLLRAGVGLESALEDVSKQGEGPLYDELKRAVIEIKIGRTFDDAILSMSERLKSQNLDRTFRMILEGRRAGGSLSDVIETVAEDLRAVLALKRERKANVMMSVMFLIVAAIIAAPFALGMIMVYSGFMESVGKPNPILGAAQIAASGYIIIHSIIAGLLIGIIMYGSARKGVKFSVPLSIVAYSIFYVIGKFGLSLVGSMAP, from the coding sequence ATGGCAGTATTACCGGCAGCATTGAAACCTGTAAGCGAGGCCCTGGAGAGTATATTACCTGATAAACTGCTCATCAGGGTGCAGGAGACGCTCATAAGGACAGGGCTTTATGTGAAGGCATCTGAGATAATAACCCTGGCATTTCTCGCAGGGGCACTCTTTGCTGTTCTTGGATCAGTTGTAGCTGCAGTAGCAGGTCTGAATGTTATCCTTGCAGTCATTGTTGGATTTTTCATGCCATCCATTCTTCTCGGGGCATACATCTTTGTCATGATGGAGCGGCGTGTTGACGCCATTGAGCAGTCAACACCTGACTTCCTCAGACAGATAGCATCACTGCTGAGGGCAGGGGTGGGCCTTGAATCGGCACTGGAGGATGTATCCAAACAGGGGGAGGGGCCACTCTACGATGAACTCAAGAGGGCGGTTATTGAAATAAAAATCGGGCGAACATTCGATGACGCCATCCTCTCCATGAGTGAAAGGCTCAAATCCCAGAACCTTGACAGAACCTTCAGGATGATCCTTGAGGGCAGAAGGGCCGGTGGGAGCCTTTCGGATGTCATTGAGACGGTTGCAGAGGATCTCAGGGCGGTTCTGGCACTCAAGAGGGAGAGGAAAGCCAATGTTATGATGTCAGTGATGTTCCTTATTGTCGCCGCCATAATCGCGGCGCCATTCGCCCTTGGAATGATAATGGTCTACTCAGGGTTCATGGAGTCTGTGGGGAAACCCAACCCAATCCTTGGGGCAGCACAGATCGCAGCTTCAGGCTACATCATAATACACTCCATAATCGCAGGGCTACTCATCGGAATCATAATGTATGGGAGCGCAAGGAAGGGTGTTAAGTTCTCTGTGCCACTATCAATTGTGGCCTACTCCATATTCTATGTCATAGGAAAATTTGGACTGAGCCTTGTTGGAAGCATGGCACCATAG
- a CDS encoding lactaldehyde dehydrogenase, which produces MDMIIDGEHVGGDNRFSVRNPFNGEEVDTVPLAGRDNVLRALEAAHRAKGAMSDLSARRISEGLYDVADELREEMDELARLITLESGKPIRFSRDEVKRSVETARLCAEEAGRLYGESIPMDAGIGGKGLIGFTLRLPIGVVAAITPFNYPLNLAIHKVGPALAAGNTTVLKPSLEAPLSALRLCEILNEHFPEGAVNALTGRGREVGDLIIDSPIVDKITFTGSVEVGRYISGRASMKKVTLELGGNDPLIVMDDADIDSAVEAAVRGSYLYSGQVCIAVKRMIVHRDVADEFADKLVDKTRRLRSGDPLDPKTDIGPLINEEAAIEVERRIEDAIEDGAELLHGGSRSGNFVEPTVLDHVRPEMEVVAEETFGPVSPIIRFDDTDEALRIANGTCYALQAGVFTENIGTALRMASEIEAGTVLVNKQSTFRVDHMPFGGFKCSGMGKEGVKYAIEDMTRTKLVILNSR; this is translated from the coding sequence ATGGACATGATCATTGATGGTGAGCACGTTGGGGGAGATAACCGTTTCAGTGTCAGGAATCCCTTCAACGGCGAGGAGGTTGATACTGTACCCCTTGCAGGCAGGGATAATGTTTTAAGGGCTCTTGAGGCGGCCCACCGTGCAAAGGGTGCCATGTCTGATCTTTCTGCCAGGCGCATCTCTGAGGGCCTCTATGATGTTGCTGATGAACTCAGGGAGGAGATGGATGAACTTGCCCGCCTCATAACCTTGGAGTCAGGTAAGCCCATAAGGTTCTCACGTGATGAGGTTAAAAGGTCAGTTGAAACCGCACGTCTATGTGCAGAGGAGGCGGGAAGGCTTTATGGGGAATCAATACCCATGGATGCAGGTATTGGCGGAAAGGGGCTTATTGGATTCACTTTAAGGCTTCCAATTGGTGTTGTGGCTGCAATAACCCCATTTAACTATCCGCTCAATCTTGCAATCCATAAGGTTGGACCTGCACTGGCAGCCGGGAACACCACGGTTCTAAAACCTTCACTTGAGGCACCTCTTTCTGCTCTGAGACTCTGTGAGATACTGAATGAACACTTCCCGGAGGGGGCTGTTAATGCTCTAACAGGGAGGGGCCGGGAGGTGGGTGATCTTATAATAGATAGCCCCATCGTGGATAAGATAACATTCACCGGCAGTGTGGAGGTTGGAAGATACATATCCGGCAGAGCCTCAATGAAGAAGGTAACCCTTGAACTGGGGGGCAACGACCCCCTCATTGTCATGGATGACGCTGACATTGACTCTGCAGTTGAGGCCGCGGTTAGGGGTTCCTATCTCTACTCCGGACAGGTCTGCATCGCGGTTAAGAGGATGATAGTCCATAGAGATGTGGCCGACGAATTTGCAGATAAACTTGTGGATAAGACCCGCAGATTAAGGTCAGGGGATCCACTTGATCCGAAAACTGATATAGGGCCACTTATAAATGAGGAGGCGGCCATTGAGGTTGAGAGGCGAATTGAGGATGCCATTGAGGATGGTGCCGAGCTCCTCCATGGAGGGTCAAGGAGTGGCAACTTTGTTGAGCCCACCGTCCTGGACCATGTGCGTCCTGAGATGGAGGTTGTTGCAGAGGAAACCTTCGGGCCAGTGTCACCGATTATAAGGTTTGATGATACTGATGAGGCCTTAAGGATTGCCAATGGGACATGCTATGCACTTCAGGCAGGGGTTTTCACTGAGAACATAGGAACCGCCCTGAGGATGGCGTCTGAAATCGAGGCCGGCACGGTTCTTGTGAACAAACAGTCGACCTTCAGGGTGGACCATATGCCATTCGGTGGGTTCAAGTGCAGTGGAATGGGTAAGGAGGGCGTTAAGTACGCCATAGAGGATATGACCAGGACAAAACTTGTTATTTTAAACAGTAGATGA
- a CDS encoding tRNA-binding protein — translation MWDTSKDYRLMVAVKAVDLFRRALEAGGFRGQWKKKPAIQAASEIERTLQSIIYSYLEPEDLAASPEMMGIEEKLKVITDALGGEDWSRKFLDEASRDERERVEENIAKVKFFLNTIGNLRGRLMLGKISDPVIAVDIVAGEVMSVGGHPSADKLQICNVNVGGRSIKVVTNDPDVREKDGVAVALLPPQNFMGVVSEGMFLGADGVLRDVKGNPGEMPRGIPLEALNETRNLVEEFLAG, via the coding sequence ATGTGGGACACCAGTAAGGATTACAGGCTCATGGTTGCAGTTAAGGCAGTTGACCTCTTCAGGAGGGCCCTTGAGGCAGGTGGTTTCAGGGGCCAGTGGAAGAAGAAACCCGCAATCCAGGCCGCCTCTGAGATTGAAAGGACACTTCAGAGCATCATATACTCATACCTTGAACCTGAGGACCTTGCAGCAAGTCCAGAGATGATGGGCATTGAGGAAAAACTTAAGGTGATAACTGATGCCCTGGGGGGTGAGGACTGGAGCCGTAAGTTCCTTGATGAGGCCTCAAGGGATGAGAGGGAGAGGGTTGAGGAGAACATAGCAAAGGTGAAGTTCTTCCTGAACACCATTGGAAACCTCAGGGGTCGGCTGATGCTTGGGAAGATATCAGACCCTGTTATTGCAGTTGATATAGTTGCAGGTGAGGTTATGAGTGTTGGGGGACACCCTTCCGCGGATAAACTTCAGATCTGCAATGTCAATGTGGGTGGGAGGTCCATAAAGGTGGTCACAAATGACCCTGATGTGAGGGAGAAGGACGGGGTGGCCGTGGCCCTTTTGCCGCCCCAGAACTTCATGGGTGTGGTGAGTGAGGGTATGTTCCTTGGTGCCGATGGTGTTCTGAGGGACGTTAAAGGAAACCCCGGGGAAATGCCAAGGGGGATACCCCTTGAGGCCCTCAACGAGACAAGGAACCTGGTCGAGGAGTTCCTGGCTGGTTAA
- a CDS encoding Xaa-Pro peptidase family protein, with translation MERIEGALEAISGKAEGAIITKRENIYYLTGFMPTVTAFLFLSDEPVLFVNEMDLESAEGCEVRVEVFKKVSDVPDMVELRVIAVEPSMPVGLIERIGLGRDFQVMDPIADLRMVKDREEIRMIKAALKIAEESFKKIEFRGSESEVAARLDYLMRLGGSEGVSFDTIVTSASRSSIPHAVPTSNDLGSPLLVDWGAVYSGYHSDTTRTLVESEREHEILDILIEARREGLKVAKPGVRACEVDSAVRSVIEEYGYADNFIHSSGHGVGLEVHERPSLSADDKTVLAKGMVLTIEPGIYLPGEFGVRVEDMFVVGGGVMNRLPDHPE, from the coding sequence TTGGAAAGGATTGAAGGGGCACTTGAAGCCATATCTGGTAAAGCTGAGGGAGCAATCATAACAAAAAGGGAGAATATATACTATCTCACAGGATTCATGCCAACAGTCACTGCTTTTCTGTTTCTGAGTGATGAACCGGTCCTCTTTGTAAATGAGATGGACCTTGAGTCAGCAGAGGGGTGTGAGGTTCGTGTTGAGGTCTTTAAGAAGGTATCTGATGTCCCTGATATGGTTGAACTAAGGGTCATCGCGGTTGAACCCTCCATGCCAGTGGGCCTCATTGAGAGAATCGGCCTTGGGAGGGACTTTCAGGTGATGGATCCCATCGCAGATCTCAGGATGGTTAAGGACAGGGAGGAGATAAGAATGATAAAGGCAGCCCTTAAAATTGCCGAGGAATCATTTAAGAAAATTGAATTCAGGGGCAGTGAATCTGAGGTAGCCGCCAGACTGGACTACCTTATGCGTCTTGGAGGTTCAGAGGGAGTTTCATTCGACACCATCGTAACATCGGCCTCAAGGTCAAGCATACCCCATGCGGTACCCACATCTAACGATTTAGGCTCCCCTTTACTGGTTGACTGGGGCGCTGTTTACAGTGGCTACCACTCTGACACCACAAGGACACTGGTGGAGAGTGAAAGGGAACATGAGATCCTTGATATATTGATTGAAGCCAGAAGGGAGGGTTTGAAGGTAGCTAAACCTGGCGTGAGGGCATGTGAGGTTGACAGTGCAGTGAGGAGTGTTATAGAGGAATATGGATACGCTGATAACTTTATACACTCAAGCGGCCATGGTGTTGGACTTGAGGTCCATGAGAGGCCATCACTTTCAGCCGACGATAAAACGGTTCTCGCTAAGGGAATGGTCCTCACCATTGAACCGGGGATATATCTTCCAGGAGAATTCGGTGTGAGGGTTGAGGACATGTTCGTGGTGGGTGGTGGAGTAATGAACCGCCTACCTGATCACCCAGAGTAG
- a CDS encoding radical SAM protein, with amino-acid sequence MDELMNCRLCEWRCGANRSAGEKGVCGAAETEIAYTSITDVLKSYSITLLSCPFRCAYCNAYRISQYPHSGWVYRGHVKPEDLALEALRELESHGISNLSFTGGEPTIHTPYIERMLHEIKGEGDVDVIVATNGFQTPETLKRIIRFTSLFSFEIKALSDELHRNLTGAPVAPVLRNAAYLAEKFPEKIRVFRTVVIPGINHHEIREIASFIAEINPEIPYRLIGFRPNFLLYYHRGPDRKLMEKLVDECRAEGLERVDYSGYYPLSELKLEDRLRKAGCSLPRDCGSCSNEVCRAILREPWRG; translated from the coding sequence ATGGATGAACTCATGAACTGCAGGCTATGCGAATGGAGGTGCGGGGCAAACCGTTCTGCAGGTGAGAAGGGCGTCTGCGGGGCCGCGGAGACCGAAATCGCATACACATCAATTACAGATGTTCTGAAAAGTTACTCAATAACCCTCCTCTCATGCCCCTTCCGGTGTGCCTACTGCAATGCCTACAGGATCTCACAGTACCCCCACTCAGGGTGGGTTTACAGGGGTCATGTGAAACCTGAGGATCTGGCATTGGAGGCTCTCAGGGAACTTGAATCACATGGCATATCAAATCTGAGCTTCACTGGCGGTGAACCCACAATACACACACCCTACATCGAAAGGATGCTGCATGAAATAAAGGGTGAAGGTGATGTTGATGTCATAGTGGCAACAAATGGATTCCAGACACCCGAGACTTTAAAGCGCATCATAAGGTTTACCTCACTCTTCAGTTTTGAGATAAAGGCCCTTTCAGATGAACTCCACAGAAACCTGACAGGGGCACCCGTGGCTCCTGTACTCCGGAACGCAGCCTACCTTGCAGAGAAATTTCCTGAAAAGATAAGGGTCTTCAGGACGGTCGTGATACCCGGCATAAACCACCATGAGATAAGGGAAATAGCATCATTCATTGCAGAAATAAATCCCGAGATCCCCTACCGCCTGATAGGTTTCAGACCCAACTTCCTCCTCTACTACCACAGGGGACCTGACAGAAAACTGATGGAGAAGCTGGTGGATGAGTGCAGGGCAGAGGGCCTTGAGAGGGTTGATTATTCTGGCTACTACCCCCTATCAGAATTAAAGCTTGAGGACCGTCTGAGAAAAGCAGGGTGCAGTCTCCCAAGGGACTGTGGAAGCTGCAGCAATGAAGTGTGCAGGGCGATTCTCAGGGAGCCATGGAGGGGTTAA
- a CDS encoding chitobiase/beta-hexosaminidase C-terminal domain-containing protein, giving the protein MKCEYKVLSLMLLVAIVAGISGASAAEITQNAVNLTMQQNASDPAQIIVDVNYSDDLQDVDPTIAVDAKLELLSGNITGSEIKWYYTGDLNGPFANYTVPEGVNVVWLSSFTNAPVPQGEAKLYMEDGKNYRWLFVIENAKGKVFTVRANSTAFQMGPDGPENETVLNSTQLTVDLQPHFTLENLTVTPVAGSAPLDITVTVKITNTGVEDDFTAELRINGDVKDTETVNVLTGETVTVTFTYTLPAGLYNVRVNDLAPVSVTSTPSVPTASPAPGIYRNNVTVTLAGPEGSVIYYTLNGSNPTVNSTRYTAPILLTKSATLKFIAVVNGASSAVSSASYTVMKPVTLSYYVKVKVKKWYRKWYRYMGKWRYRWRYYWTYRYVKRTSSYWQIT; this is encoded by the coding sequence TTGAAATGTGAATATAAAGTACTGTCATTGATGCTCCTGGTTGCAATTGTAGCGGGCATCTCAGGGGCATCGGCGGCAGAAATAACACAGAATGCCGTGAACCTGACGATGCAGCAGAATGCATCTGACCCGGCACAGATAATTGTGGATGTGAACTACAGTGACGACCTTCAGGATGTTGATCCAACTATAGCTGTCGATGCAAAACTTGAACTCTTAAGCGGCAACATAACGGGCTCAGAAATAAAATGGTACTACACCGGCGATCTGAACGGCCCCTTCGCAAATTACACTGTCCCTGAGGGGGTCAACGTAGTCTGGCTCAGTTCATTCACAAATGCACCGGTACCTCAGGGAGAGGCAAAACTGTACATGGAGGATGGTAAAAACTACAGGTGGCTCTTTGTCATTGAAAACGCAAAAGGCAAGGTATTCACGGTGAGGGCAAACTCAACAGCCTTCCAGATGGGCCCCGACGGACCTGAAAATGAAACCGTGCTCAACTCAACCCAGCTCACAGTGGACCTCCAGCCACACTTCACCCTGGAAAACCTGACGGTCACACCCGTAGCCGGCAGCGCACCCCTGGATATAACCGTCACTGTTAAGATCACAAATACCGGTGTTGAAGACGACTTCACAGCAGAACTCCGAATCAACGGTGATGTGAAGGATACAGAAACTGTGAATGTCTTAACAGGTGAAACAGTCACGGTAACATTCACTTATACGCTGCCAGCAGGGCTATACAATGTTAGAGTCAATGATCTGGCACCTGTGAGTGTCACATCAACCCCCTCAGTACCTACAGCATCACCTGCTCCAGGCATCTACAGGAACAATGTAACTGTGACCCTTGCAGGTCCAGAAGGTTCAGTGATATACTACACTCTTAACGGATCAAATCCAACTGTTAACAGCACAAGATACACAGCACCAATCCTTCTCACAAAATCAGCGACACTCAAATTCATAGCCGTTGTTAACGGAGCATCCTCTGCAGTTTCATCAGCCAGTTACACTGTCATGAAACCGGTAACCCTCAGCTACTACGTCAAGGTGAAGGTCAAGAAATGGTACAGAAAATGGTACAGGTACATGGGCAAATGGAGATACAGGTGGAGGTACTACTGGACCTACAGGTACGTTAAGAGGACCAGCAGCTACTGGCAGATAACCTGA
- a CDS encoding histidine kinase dimerization/phosphoacceptor domain -containing protein: protein MSDRDWETLREKIIGFGEKSIRKSYYPRLQESLAELRRFRKLLDCTDDAIFLVKTPGGELTDANRSACTRLGYSTRDIPGHRIYDLLPEDMHSRFKGILEGNDERITMEGQLIKRNREMIPVEIKVDMVDFDGERYAVLVARDITERLKMEAELRRSLREKEVLLSEIHHRVKNNLQIISSLLSLQSHSINDPTCRDILEESQDRIRSMGLIHEQLYRSGDFSSIDFGVYASRLLKNLQRSYSHGKDIEFSLEANDIKVSLETSIPLGLILSELVTNALKHAFRGRDRGSITVRFKRRDSACILEVMDDGVGFIEEDLRNSKSLGFKLVEILTEQLEGTLTFSGSNGGLFRIEFREPPYTNRISLDSKK from the coding sequence ATGTCTGATAGGGACTGGGAAACCCTAAGGGAGAAGATAATAGGGTTTGGTGAAAAATCCATAAGGAAGAGCTACTATCCCCGTCTTCAGGAGTCACTCGCCGAACTCAGAAGGTTCAGGAAACTCCTTGACTGTACAGATGACGCCATATTCCTTGTTAAAACGCCTGGAGGGGAACTTACAGACGCCAACCGCTCAGCATGCACCAGGCTGGGGTATTCAACCCGTGATATACCCGGACACAGGATCTATGATCTTCTGCCTGAGGACATGCATTCCCGCTTCAAAGGGATCCTTGAGGGCAACGATGAAAGAATAACAATGGAGGGGCAACTTATAAAAAGGAACCGTGAAATGATACCTGTTGAGATAAAGGTAGATATGGTTGATTTTGATGGTGAAAGGTACGCTGTCCTGGTGGCCAGGGATATAACCGAGAGGCTGAAGATGGAGGCGGAACTCAGGAGGTCACTGAGGGAGAAGGAGGTACTTCTGAGTGAGATACACCACAGGGTCAAGAACAACCTCCAGATAATTTCCAGTCTTCTGAGCCTTCAGAGCCACAGCATCAATGATCCCACATGCAGGGATATCCTTGAGGAAAGCCAGGACAGGATAAGGTCAATGGGACTCATACATGAGCAGCTATACCGTTCAGGTGATTTCAGCTCCATAGACTTTGGAGTGTACGCCTCCAGACTCCTCAAGAACCTCCAGAGGTCATATTCCCATGGAAAGGATATAGAATTCTCGCTTGAAGCCAATGATATAAAGGTGAGCCTTGAAACCTCAATTCCCCTGGGCCTCATACTGAGTGAACTGGTAACCAATGCGCTCAAACACGCCTTCAGAGGAAGGGATAGGGGGAGTATCACAGTGAGATTTAAAAGGAGGGACTCTGCCTGTATTCTTGAGGTGATGGACGACGGTGTGGGGTTCATTGAGGAGGATCTCAGGAACAGCAAGTCCCTTGGCTTCAAACTTGTTGAAATCCTCACAGAACAGCTTGAGGGAACCCTCACCTTTTCAGGGTCGAACGGCGGACTTTTCCGGATAGAATTCAGGGAACCCCCCTACACCAACAGGATATCATTGGATTCTAAAAAATAA